GAAGCAGCGCTGGTGCGCACTGATCCGGGCGGCACAAACCTAACAGTGCCGGCTGATTTCTACTTGACTTCGCGGTTTGTTGAAGAATGGGATGCGGCAGTAGAAATCTAACAGCGCCGGCTGCGCCTTCCTACCAGCGACTCTGCGGCGGCAAGGAATAGAGAGGGAGGGGAATTTACAATCCACAGGGCAGGAAGACACGCAAGTGCCCCCCGCCAGGCAGCTGCTAGTTCATCGTGAGCTGAAAATGAAAGTATGAAAGGGAACAGAGAGGGAGGGGGATTAACAATCCACAGGGCAGGAAGAAACGCAAGTGCCAGGAAGCTGCTACGATGGCACCCCGGAATGAGTGGAAGCTGCTGCTGTGGTGCACAAGAAACACCAAATGCCCGATCCGCCGTCACTCGCCTCCTCTCTATGCCATTCTGTCGCTTGCTTCACAAGCTGTccatagccagggaggagcaatCCAGTGCCgcaagatggatggtcgccgtgtcgccttttctgaagaggagcggaagtggagttttggtaagttatttcttaataaagactttgcaattttaaagttttatttgccttggtgggttttttttgatgtacactaacgaatttttttttatttttttttgatgttactggtcctttaagacaaaGTTTGTTTCACTGTGTGAGTGCAGTTAAGAGTGTTAGCTCAGCTATTTTAGTATCACTCATTTCATTACATCTAggatgttgatgatgatgatgacgatgcaGTGTTACCTGAGCTTGTTGGGTAAGAATGTTGGTTGAAGAAGGATAAGGCAACTTTACTTTTGAACACAAAGACAAGGAGCCCCACAGTGAGAAAGGACATCAGCAAAGCCATAGTGATTTCTACTCCTATTGGTTCAAAGCTTCTCTCtattaaaagaaagtaaaacacTGTTAGTCAATTATGATCAGTGTtagactggaacaccagggacccacccaaaaacctttgaccaggggctcAAGAATTAATCTTAGATCAGGGGCCAATCTTATTACTgctattcttcctctcctcattcacCTCTATTCTCCAAGTCTCCTTTCATACTATACtccattccatctatttagcctctttgatctcatagaaatagggaatgatcatgaaataggcctggtatcccggtgggccagttcgacCCTGATTATGATACAATAGGTAGTTGTAATTCAAAGGGgggttattaaaaaaagaaagaagaagagaaggaaaaataactcaaaagtcacATCACTCAGTTGGTCTCTCCTACGGTACGATGGTTATGGGCACAATTTTGCTTTAAACTAGTGGTCCTCATACAGTGGCTAGCGAGCAACATGTTTTTCACCAacctcttgaatgttgctcctatgttgcctcaaagcaggtgcttatttttgaaaaccAGACTTGGTTGCCTAAAAACCaagtgtacagccaaacagagcctcctttaggctgccattTCACATAGGGTAGAGTTCTGTGTGGGTCCCGCGCCCAACCCAGACCTACTAGGTGAGAGCCAAACCCAGAACTGCTGGCCATCTAAAAATCCCCATTTTCCAACTGCCGGAACCTACTGGCAATGCCCCAATCTTAGGCCAGACCCAGGGCCCGCAAGAACTGGAAGTGACACACTGGTAGGTGTAAGAGCACATATTAACCAGGTCAGgggggaatatatttttttaacaacagAAGGTGGGGGAAATGTATCCTGCAATCAGCGGGGTACGTATGGAGAGAAGTCTTTCTACCCAAAACCCGACAACCTTGTGTGTATTCCACGGGCACCGATGGAGGACTctaacataggggctactaaatacccagtccttatttggcaccccaggaacattttttcatgcttgagtttcTCTCCaactttctacatttgaatgtggctcatgtgtaaaaaaggAGTTtgtaaaggaggactaaaccctaaaagcaaataaggctagaaatgcaccagcctaaaagtgCAGCacttctataacagtaatgaacCAGGTCTTAACCGTTGTACACAGGAGCCATCACTGGGGAATCTAAGCTTAGGCAGTGTGGGAAATAATCAAGAAATCATAattaatgctacagggctgattattaaattctgatgctggtgtttgagctgccatgtaatgagaatctgtattaattaccaatgCCATGATTGGGACTGTTATATTCTATTTACACAGTATATAATGAGTCGGTCCATAAGaacaggtaagtgacagcaacgcagagcatgtgctgggagtcagcagaaaataagatcaGGGGCTATTGGGGCATCTTCATTCCCTGATAATTGGATGTGGTGGCCTTGGGCCGGCAccccaaaacaaaatgtgcagCATTTATGTGCTACTTATTTGTTaaggtttagtttccctttaaagcaatTGTGTGTCTAGTTAGCATCTACCTGCAGTCAGCAGTTCCAAGAGGCACAGTGTGAACAAACCCATAGGAAATAATGGACTTCATCAACTCGGTACGTATAAGATAAAGTTACAATATGTACAatgtataaagtgaataaagtaccccctcttgtaaaatataaggatattataagttaccgaggagtttcatgaccatataaaaacacgaggccgaaggccgagtgtttttatacaggtcatggaactccgaggtaacttctaatatcctcatattttacaactgggggtactttattaattataatacacaaattttagtgagtcatgtgacagaaattacatcactactcaccgtttataactgatgacatcactactcaccgtttataaggatataatttacaagatattcatggcttttgtgtattatatacttatCTTGTGTTAGATCCAAACCTACTGATCAAATCCCCTACCCCAATATTTACTACTCAAACTTACCTGCAAGATGTACCACTGGCAACTGACCCACCTCCCTTTCTTCTTCCTTGTAATCCTGAAGTGATGTCACTGTAGACTGGAACTCGGCAACTATTTAAACACAATTTGAGagaaaaacacctattgactcgAATTCATTTGCGGCAAGAacaaaatgtgagaaaaaaaagccagttgactttaatgcatttggcgcaAATTTTGCCAGTTTGTGAATTTTGTTTACACTGGATTTGGGTTGAAATAGGACTTAAACCCAACTtgagaaaaaatacccattgactcaaatttatttgctgcaagtaaaaaatttgaggggaaaaaaagcaaattgactttaaagcatGTGGCAAAATTTTGATGAAAATTTTGccagtttgtgaatttttccacTGGATCTGGGTTGAAATGGGAAGGGCAcacaaaccacccctttagattTCACTCCCATCTATTGATATCAcaataacggctgaaaaaagtcCATCCATTTCACCCACTCCACATCCAATAGCAAACAGATGTAGAAATGTAGATCTTAAGATCCCAATATGCTTTGATATTAATGCCAGTCTTAAATGctcctcttatagtcattaactgaatcagcatcacaacatcacccggcagtgcattccccaacctcactgtcctcactgcagTGTCagaactggcccactgggataccaggaaaattcctggtgggcccaggtgttagtgggcccttttgcttctataAATTTgggctatttcatggtcattccctatttctttatggggttgagtgagtagagtagaaataatagtttggaaaggtccactgtctaaggttttctggtgggctcatgttctttggttttctggtgggctcaagATCTGGCATCACAATCCaacactgtcctcactgtgatgaaccccctactctgttcctttaaatgacaaccacctacattgcttcaaatgaaagttcttttcttctagtctgaaggggaggcctctggtacgtgatccactttatgggtaaaaaggtcccctgctatttgtctataatgtcctctaatgtacttgtaaagtctaatcatgtcccctcgcaaacgccTTTTTCGGTGCAGGTATTTGCTATAAATCAGGTGACTGTGCAAAGCTTTCCTCACCTGCCATCTGGACATTGATCTCATTGCTCCTCTTCCTCACGGTGTCATTTATTGTTCTGACCTCACAGGTATAATTCCCACCATTCTCAAGGAGCACTGAAGGAACCTGGAATGTGTTTTCCAAgctgaatccctgcacattgtgcccatcTCTGTAGAAAGCAAACTGCAGCtctgtagtctctctgtgtgggctgagctttgtgtcacatgttatggtcatgtgatctccttcTGTCATGTGATTGCGATTCACTTTTATCACTGGTTTGGAGAACAGCTCTAGAAAAAAAGTGttatcaaataataatgtaaaatataaatggttgagtgaattatttgcattgtaaaccgtataatttataaataaaaagttaaccataagaatcatgacaaaatccctttatcAGTTCTTAAACCCAACttgagaaaaaacacacattgactcCAATTAATTTGCCgcatgaaaaaaatgtgagataaaacagcaaattgactttaatgcatttggcaaaacttTGACAAAATGTTGCCagtgtgtgaatttttttcactggATTTGGGTTGAAATGGGAAGAGCGCACAGACTAAACCTTTTAGATATCACACCAAACTATATcagaaaataaaagcacaattacggctgaaaaaagtccatcagTTTTACCGACTAAACGAACCCAATCGCAAACAGCAGAGCTGGaaataggagtaggcagaagaggcacctgcctagggtgcaaagatgtGGGGGTGCTGAGCAGGTACCTACTCAAACGTTTTCTGCCTACAAGCTAATCCTGGCAGCTACCTCCCCTGCTGCTCTCAccccctcctctctcctcccctctagcacttccccttccctctgtcactcccTCCCGTGCCCTTCCCCTTTGTTACATGCCTTGTTATGCGGTGCATGTGCTCTTGCACATGCGCACAGTTGCGAGTGCTCACTTCCAAGCACATGCCTGCACGTACAGTTCCGAGTGCACACACGTGCGCGCACACAGGCGGTTGGTATCCTGCCGGGTGCCTAGGGCGCCCtgtcagcactgccgggccctaGCAAACAGATGTAGAAATGtagatcttaaaggaccagtaacatcaacatcgTGCAGctctggatttctcctccctggctatctctcctatTGTACTGACAGCAAGTGAAGGTGGGAGGCTTCAACCTACTATCAACCTACTATCCAAGCAGAGCTCCACCGAGAGGGACGCCTGGGTTGTGCATTTCGCGGAGGCTACAAGAAATCGCAGTGCTGGGGAGGCTGCCTGAGGACATGGCTTTGCAGATCTTGCTGCCCCTTTGGAGAGATCCCACCCTGGACTGTTGCTGCAGCTTCGTGGCTCGCCAGAGCAATGTGGGTGTATCTATAGCGGGCTTCGGTTTAACTACCCTCTCCTGAGTACAGAGTTTCGGGAGGAGCCTCGAACCTGGGCTCCCTCAGCTTCTCATAGTATTTTAGGGACTGTCTGTGCCCGTTGTCCCTCACAGTCACAACGATTCACCATGAGGCCTGAACCCCCTGATACCCCAACCTCTCCTCAGCCCAGTGCCCGTGTCATTTTACGCATCTCCCGGAGACCCGGTGACCAAAGCCTTTCCGAGCCCACAGTCTCTGTGCCCATGACTCTCAGTCCCCTCCCCAGGAACCTACTGTCCTACCATGGCACATAATGAGCTTGTGTACATCTCATCACTCCCAAGTGCCTTTCTGGGGTGCAGGGGCTTGAAGCGACTCTTCACTGTGCGCAGCATCTGAATGGAGAGGGGAGCAACAGAATGAATCACATTATGTAAATCTGCACCTGGGAGCGCGATGAATCTATACACTGAGCGATCTTATTAGGGATATTGGCATGGGAACTGGGGCACAATGGTTTGGACAAGTGGCTGGGGCTTGGGACTGGGAAGGGGCACAgtctcacacactcactgacaagGCGGGAGGATTCCTGTAGTTGCACCATGTGGGACTCTGGGGATCTGATTCCTGCCCCCGTGTCACCTGCCGGCATCAGAAGCAACCCCTATGCAAGAACTGTACAGGGCACCCGGATGAGCTCTGTACAGAGATTTATTAGGATATCATTATCCCTAATGAGATGTatattaacaaattttttttaatttttttttgatgttactggtcctttatatATTGAttccaatattctttaatattaatGCCACCCTTAAATGctcctcttatagtcattaactgaatcagcatcacaacatcacccggcagtgcattccccaacctcactgtgatgaaccccctactctgttcctttaaatgaaacttcttttcttctagtctgaaggggaggcctctggtacatgattctctttatgggtaaaaaggtcccctgctatctgtctataatgtccccttgcaagcgccttttccAGTGTAGGTAATAATATACATTTGCTATAAATCAGGTGACTGTGCAAAGCTTTGCTCACCTTCCACCTGGACACTGATCTCATCGCTCCTCTTCCTCACAGTGTCATTTATTGTTGTGACCTCACAGGTATAATTCCCACCATTCTCAAGGAGCACTGAAGAAACCTGGAATGTGTTGTCCAAgctgaatccctgcacattgtgcccatttctgtagaaaacaaactgtagctctgtagtctctctgtgtgggctgagctttgtgtcacatgttatggtcatgtgatctccttcTGTCAGATGATTGGGATTCACTTTCATCACTGGTTTGGAGAACAGctctagaaaaaaaagtattatcaAATAATAATGTGAAATACAAATTATTATGCCTTATTACTGCCATTGATATAAACAAGCACCCCAGGTATAGCACCCACttaataaacagtgagataagtttttctgaattgaattgcatctcataatgagttttcacgtgataaacctttttctcactgaattaaatctggcccaaaagGGTGATTCAATTAGATGAGAAAGACATCTCCTagttcaatttcagattttctcatGAAGCGAGATGCAATTCAGTGAGGAAAACTGTTTAtcgcatatagggttgccacctggccggtattttactggtctggctGGTAAACAttatgtttgatgccaatgttattaatagggaaaaacgacaagaatataggaaggctggtatttttttctagaaaaggtggcaaccctaatcgcaTATAACGTCCTttggaagtctatgggaaaaaaactttactgAATCCTGCTTTTCAGGGTTCAGCTGATTCCCCACATTCTCCAATATGGATTTAGCCAAAAACCAAACCAAATACAAACCCTTGTGACTGGCATACATTTCCGACACACTGGGgtaaataaaatatgcatatgCGAAGCACACACAGCAAATTTATTAAGTCATGTAGGGTTCCGATTCTgttcagccaggctcttggatctggccaaatccaaatcctgtgaAAAATTGCTTGGATTTGGTGTATCCATAGAAAAAACTGGACCTTAACTACATAGATCAAAAGTTTTCTCTCCTCACTGAATCTCGCCCATcatttttcatatgataaaccataaaataacattttctcatggGCCAGATTGGTTGAATACCTTTCCTggctcacagttttttttttcccaaaaacacattttcacaatatttatttatgaacttttttttatttcacttgtgGGTTGAAATGTCCACCATCACTGAGAAGGCATAAACAATTATGTTCTATGGCCAAAAGTATTTCAGATTTTATCAGTTCAAAAGTTTTTATGAAATGGTCATTAGTTTTATTAGGGATTTTGacccaaataaatacaaattaaaattctaattattaaagTTTACCTTTTACAGCAATTTGTTCTTCACTAGCATAATTATAATATATGACACCGTCCTTCACTTGTCGGGTGCATCTGTACAAACCACTCGTTGTCATATTTGCTCTTCCAACCAGAAAATCTGCATTCGAGGGAGAGGATCCTATAACCTTATTGTCCTTGTACAACACAGCGTCTCTGGCAGAATACCCAGGATACCCTGCACAGGACACATATAATTCATCCCCTTCACATACAAACGCGGGTACTTTCAGTGTGAGCCAACCTGAAACCAAAGGAAACATTATTGTAAgtgtttattatattttgcaGTCCTAGAAGAGATCCAAGccagaaggaaaggttaaaactaagtaagccttatcagaaaggtccatctaaatataccagtaaacccccaaagtggtgctgatctgagtcccctgtcaaaagaaacactgcatttctttccttctattgtgtacacatgggcttctgtatcagacttcctgccttcagcttaaacatcattgccctgggcaagagcatgctcagtttgctcctcttcccccccctcgcttctctactgtaatctgagcccagagcagggagagactgaggcaggaagtgatgtcacaccacattaatactgcagctcctatcctaaacaaacagagagcttctagagctttttactcaggtatggtaaaacattctacagaataaatatagcattctagcttgcactattgcagctaatctattgccaataaaatgcctccgtagctttccttctcctttaaaggcattaatgtTATCAGGTGACAATATCACcagggcattccccaacctcgTTGTCCTCCTAAACATGTTGAGCCATTCGTTTTGCTTCGGGTAAAAATTCTCTTCTTCAATTATAAAAGGGTGGCCGTTGCTCCACCACtatccattgtttattttgccaGAAAAAGGCAACAGTTTTCATGAATTAATTTATTCTACACTGGACAACAAAGGAATAAAAGATAAAGCTTTTGTTAAGTACCTTCTACGAAAATGTTATTGTATAATAAAGCAAagaaccaatcacagtcctggtGTCTGGTAAATTCTCTCTGTCTTGGTCACACCATCTGTCATGACACTAATGacgataattatttttttaaagaggccaGTTTAACTATTTTCAAGTAAGGAATaatcattttattgattttttttaattattaagccACGTTAAGAAGGGGTAAATGGGGAAATTAATTTCAAGCGACTGCTATGAGAAGGAAGGAAGCTAATGACCACCTAAAATTCAGCTGGTTCTATAGAACAAATAATTACTTTGGCTAATGAAGCATGGGGAGGTCaatttactaatttactaattttcaaattccattttttttattttttaaatatctgaataGCTTGGGTATGGGGCCCCTAGATTCCAATTGACATTCCACACACCAATACACACACAATAAGAACCCAATGGTTGGGAACACATTCGCCACCATTGAGGAAGGAGGAGGAGGCCAATCCATTGTGCCATATATTTGTCCACATTTCTTTTAACTATCCAATAATAGATAGCTTAACCCAGAACAACCATATTATCTTTGGGtttgttaatgtaataaaaataaatgttataatagGAAATAAACTTACTATGAGCAACTTGCAGTGTGACGGGTTCACTCTTAACACTGGTAACTGTTTGGCACTGATAGCTTCCTCCATCTTCTTGTTTCACATAGTCAATTTTAACACTCTTTGCTCCAAGATACAACGGGATGATCTGGTTGTCCCTGTACCAGTAATAGATCTGGTCTCTTGGTTCAGGGGGATCCACGTTGCAGGTGAGAGTTACAGATTCCTTGGTGAATACCGTGACCCAATTAGGATCAAAGCTCACAATGGGTTTGCTGGAAGATCCTGAAACGGGacacaaaaaaacccttgatGGTTCCCCTTCCCAGTACATCTTGAGTCATTCCCCAATCAATGCACACTGCTTCATGTAAGCCCAAAGTATTATCCACCCATTTCCACTTAAGCTCCAATCAAGGTCCCTGTACACTGGCCTGTCCTTTACTTCATCCAATTACTTCATCCAATTGATTGGCCCATGGCTCTATGCAAGGTGTCTGCATGTTGGGCAGATCATGGTAACCATTCAAAGCTctacagacattaaggggcacatttacttagggttgaatatcgagggttaattaaccctcgatatttgaccgttgaagtaaaatccttcgactttgaatatcgaagtctaaggatttaccgctattcctacgatcaaacgatcgaaggaataattgttcaatcgaactattaaatccttataatcaaccgattcgaaggattttaatccatcgatcgaaggatattcctttgatcagaaaattgttaggaagcctatggggaccttccccataggctaacattcgccttggtaggttttaggtggcgaactatggggttgaagaattttttaaagagacagtattttgactatcgaatagtcgaacgtattttagtttgaatcgttcaattcgaagtcgaaggtcgtagtctaaggtcgaagtagctcattcgatggtcgaagtagccaaaataaacattcgaaattcgagctatttttcctctattccttcacttgagctaagtaaatgggcccctaattatCAGAAGGTTTTCTAATAAAATTCCCTTTTCTGAGAGCACTTACCTGCATTTGCTGTAACCCCTgtgataaaaacacagaaaacacaGAAAGATTTATCGTTCTgtttgttttgtaaatgtttaaaagTCATActataatgattttatttcccaTATATAACAATAGTCCTGTATCTATTTActtcaaattgtacaattttctttttttcttactccaTTTCAAAAACTCAATTGTGTTAAATTGCAGGGGAAAAAAAGTGATTGCAAAATCATTTTATTCCAATTATATTCAATGAGTCATTAAAATCCTGATTTGAAAATCAAACTGCTTGAAAATGGAAATACATAAACagaagcttttatttttaaatttttatcaaATGATATATGGATTTTAGTCAGTTAGTGATATGGAGTGCAAACCTTGCCAAACCTATGATAAACCACATGACTAACTAGCAACCAATGACAGCTTGGGTGTCGGCTAACTTTCTCAGGATGGCACTGGTGAACAAAAAACTAATTAAGCACTAGTTAGTTCAGAACAATTACATGAAAGTGTTTTCATTGTCCAGTAATGGTAAGAGGTGAAGGAAAGTAATCAGATTACACATCCCAGTTTTATATACcctttgatagatagatagatagagagagagagagagagagagagagagataatagatagatagatagatagatagatagatagatagatagatagatagatagaa
The sequence above is a segment of the Xenopus laevis strain J_2021 chromosome 8L, Xenopus_laevis_v10.1, whole genome shotgun sequence genome. Coding sequences within it:
- the LOC108699451 gene encoding Fc receptor-like B; amino-acid sequence: MSHTISMAPLQFLFFFLWVTANAGSSSKPIVSFDPNWVTVFTKESVTLTCNVDPPEPRDQIYYWYRDNQIIPLYLGAKSVKIDYVKQEDGGSYQCQTVTSVKSEPVTLQVAHSWLTLKVPAFVCEGDELYVSCAGYPGYSARDAVLYKDNKVIGSSPSNADFLVGRANMTTSGLYRCTRQVKDGVIYYNYASEEQIAVKELFSKPVMKVNPNHLTEGDHMTITCDTKLSPHRETTELQFVFYRNGHNVQGFSLDNTFQVSSVLLENGGNYTCEVTTINDTVRKRSDEISVQVEELFSKPVIKVNRNHMTEGDHMTITCDTKLSPHRETTELQFAFYRDGHNVQGFSLENTFQVPSVLLENGGNYTCEVRTINDTVRKRSNEINVQMAVAEFQSTVTSLQDYKEEEREVGQLPVVHLAERSFEPIGVEITMALLMSFLTVGLLVFVFKSKVALSFFNQHSYPTSSASVESSGNKKDMSYKYIDV